The genomic region GATGAAGAGGCACAACGCCAATTGCTGGTGGATGCGTTGACCCAAGCCGGCTTAGAGAGTCTTCCCTGCGCTAATGGAGAGGAAGCGCTGTAACATCTGGAGCGCGGCGATTTAATGCTACTTGATGTGAAAATGCCGGGTATGTCCGGTCTTGAAGTTTTAAAGGAAGCTGTCCAAAGAAGACCTGAACTGCCCATTATTTTATTAACCGCCTATATTGATGTGCGCGATGCTGTCGCCGCCATTAAACTGGGGGCAAAAGACTATTTAGAAAAACCCATTGACATTGATGAGCTC from Candidatus Hydrogenedentota bacterium harbors:
- a CDS encoding response regulator, whose amino-acid sequence is MLLDVKMPGMSGLEVLKEAVQRRPELPIILLTAYIDVRDAVAAIKLGAKDYLEKPIDIDEL